The Streptomyces sp. NBC_01689 genome includes a window with the following:
- a CDS encoding WhiB family transcriptional regulator: protein MQLEAHAPSVPPSETISPPGLTEDPTLIPLTALTALDDAIENLGVPVPCRSYDPEVFFAESPADVEYAKSLCRTCPLIEACLAGAKERREPWGVWGGELFVQGVVVARKRPRGRPRKNPVTA, encoded by the coding sequence GTGCAACTCGAAGCGCACGCCCCGTCCGTACCGCCTTCCGAAACGATCTCCCCGCCCGGCCTCACGGAGGACCCCACCTTGATCCCGCTCACTGCGCTCACCGCGCTCGACGACGCCATCGAGAACCTCGGCGTACCCGTCCCCTGCCGTTCCTACGACCCGGAAGTCTTCTTCGCCGAGTCGCCGGCCGACGTCGAGTACGCCAAGTCCCTCTGCCGCACCTGCCCGCTGATCGAGGCCTGCCTCGCCGGCGCCAAGGAGCGGCGCGAGCCCTGGGGCGTCTGGGGTGGCGAGCTGTTCGTCCAGGGTGTGGTCGTGGCCCGCAAGCGGCCCCGTGGCCGCCCGCGCAAGAACCCGGTCACGGCATGA